In Aptenodytes patagonicus chromosome 6, bAptPat1.pri.cur, whole genome shotgun sequence, one genomic interval encodes:
- the CHPF gene encoding chondroitin sulfate synthase 2, translating into MRLSLVLSVLRPAGPVAIGVSLGFTLSLLSVTWVEEPCGPPPRPADRTRPDGGPAPPPGPGNTNGNAARRPNAVPAGLGADSWEPRVVPYRPPSPGRAAKKAVRTRYISTELGMRQRLFVGVLTSKSTLNTLGVAVNRTLAHRLERLVYFTGTRGRKVPHGMTVVTHSDERPIWNMYQTVRYLLDHYVNDFDWFFLVQDDTYTEAHRISRLVAHLSIDTHLYLGRPEEFIGGDTEGRYCYGGFGYLLSRSLLLLLQHHLESCRNDILSARPDEWLGRCIIDYTSVNCAEEHEGLRYHYFELGNNADPERETDLRFQSAFTVHPVLDPLQMYRLHKYFAQVELERTYQEIQQLQLEIQNASSLSADGDHGATWPVGIPPPFQPKTRFEVLRWDYFTEEQVYACVDGSPKCELRGVDLADVADVVAMAMEELNRKYQPVLHVRKQQLVNGYRRFDPTRGMEYTLDLQVEVVTQKGHSRSVTKRVHLVRPLSEVEIIPMPYVTEASRINVILPLTAHDRDHAARFLEAYAAAAFESSENAVLTFLFIYDPFEAQQVTQNDIFAPVKAQITEYERKYAEVKIPWISVKTDAPSQIKVMDIISKKHPVDTLFFVAGVGTEVTVDFLNRCRMNTINNWQVFFPIHFQGYNPAIAYHNQVPPTTLDLLRDAGHFDRDVFHEACFYNADYMAARTRMAGDVQENEDILETLDIYDMFIKYSNLHVFRAVEPALLQRYRHQACNPRLSEEIYHRCVQSSLEGVGSRSQLAMVLFEQEQGNST; encoded by the exons ATGCGGCTGTCGCTGGTGCTGTCGGTGCTGCGGCCCGCCGGGCCGGTGGCCATCGGCGTCTCGCTGGGCTTCACCCTCAGCCTGCTCAGCGTCACCTGGGTGGAGGAGCCCtgcgggccgccgccgcgccccgccgacCGCACGCGCCCCGacggcggccccgcgccgccccccggccccggcaacACCAACGGCAACGCGGCGCGCAGGCCCAACGCCGTGCCCGCCGGGCTGGGCGCCGACAGCTGGGAGCCCCGCGTCGTGCCCTACCGCCCTCCCAGCCCCGGCAGGGCCGCCAAGAAGGCCGTCAG GACCCGGTACATCAGCACAGAGTTGGGGATGCGGCAGCGGCTCTTCGTGGGTGTGCTGACCTCCAAGAGCACGCTGAACACGCTGGGGGTGGCTGTCAACCGCACGCTGGCCCACCGCTTGGAGCGCCTGGTGTACTTCACAGGCACGCGGGGCCGCAAGGTGCCCCACGGCATGACGGTGGTGACGCACAGCGATGAGCGGCCCATCTGGAACATGTACCAGACTGTCAGGTACCTTCTGGACCACTATGTGAACGACTTCGACTGGTTCTTCCTGGTGCAGGATGATACCTACACGGAGGCGCACCGCATCAGCCGCCTGGTCGCCCACCTCAGCATCGATACCCACCTCTACCTGGGTCGCCCCGAGGAGTTCATCGGTGGGGACACTGAGGGACGCTACTGCTACGGGGGTTTTGGCTACCTGCTGTCCcgcagcctcctcctgctcctgcagcatcaCCTGGAGAGCTGCCGCAATGACATCCTCAGCGCCCGGCCCGATGAGTGGCTGGGCCGCTGCATCATCGACTACACGTCCGTCAACTGTGCCGAGGAGCACGAG GGCCTGCGTTACCACTACTTCGAGTTGGGGAACAACGCGGACCCCGAGCGGGAGACCGACCTCCGTTTCCAGAGCGCCTTCACTGTCCATCCTGTGCTGGATCCCCTCCAGATGTACCGGCTGCACAAGTACTTTGCGCAGGTGGAGCTGGAGAGGACGTACCAGGAAATCCAGCAGCTCCAG CTGGAGATCCAGAACGCCAGCAGCCTGTCCGCAGATGGGGACCACGGCGCCACGTGGCCTGTTGGCATCCCACCCCCCTTCCAGCCCAAAACCCGCTTCGAGGTGCTGCGCTGGGACTACTTCACAGAGGAGCAGGTCTATGCCTGCGTGGACGGCTCCCCCAAGTGCGAGCTGCGTGGCGTGGACCTGGCGGATGTGGCTGACGTGGTGGCCATGGCCATGGAGGAGCTGAACCGCAAGTACCAGCCGGTGCTCCACGTCCGCAAGCAGCAGTTGGTGAACGGGTACCGGCGCTTTGACCCCACCCGTGGCATGGAGTACACGCTGGACCTCCAGGTGGAGGTGGTCACCCAGAAGGGGCACAGCCGCTCTGTCACCAAGCGCGTGCACCTGGTGCGGCCCCTCAGCGAGGTGGAGATCATCCCTATGCCCTACGTGACGGAGGCCAGTCGCATCAACGTCATCCTGCCACTGACAGCCCATGACCGGGACCACGCTGCACGCTTTTTGGAGGCTTATGCGGCGGCCGCCTTTGAGAGCAGCGAGAACGCAGTGCTCACCTTCCTCTTCATCTATGACCCCTTTGAGGCCCAGCAGGTCACCCAGAATGACATCTTCGCCCCCGTGAAGGCCCAGATCACTGAGTACGAGCGCAAGTATGCAGAGGTGAAGATCCCATGGATCAGCGTCAAGACAGACGCACCCTCCCAAATCAAGGTCATGGACATCATCTCCAAGAAGCATCCCGTGGACACGCTTTTCTTTGTGGCCGGCGTGGGGACGGAGGTCACCGTTGACTTCCTGAACCGCTGCCGGATGAACACCATCAATAACTGGCAGGTCTTCTTCCCCATCCACTTCCAGGGCTACAACCCTGCCATCGCTTACCACAACCAGGTGCCGCCCACCACGCTGGACCTGCTGCGGGATGCAGGGCACTTTGACCGTGATGTCTTCCACGAAGCCTGCTTCTACAATGCTGACTACATGGCGGCACGCACCCGCATGGCAGGCGACGTTCAGGAGAACGAGGACATCCTGGAGACCCTGGACATCTACGACATGTTCATAAAGTACTCCAACCTCCACGTCTTCCGGGCTGTGGAGCCCGCCCTGCTGCAGCGCTACCGGCACCAGGCCTGCAACCCCCGGCTCAGCGAGGAGATCTACCACCGCTGCGTGCAGAGCAGCCTGGAGGGCGTAGGTTCTCGCTCCCAGCTGGCCATGGTGCTTTTCGAgcaggagcaggggaacagcacCTGA
- the TMEM198 gene encoding transmembrane protein 198 encodes MPLPGVPRAMTATVQTLRFKLLPHEPGQEWGHSCQQEIERRYQVVPSVVCAMCCLFGIIYCFFGYRCFKAVMFLTGLMFGSIIIFMLCYKERVLDTQLSVEASVGIGLGIGVLCGLVTMLVRSVGLFMVGLLLGLLLAVATLVVMEQFYHPPTVWIPIALLLGVGMLFAVLTLQWQRFFTTLSTAVFGSAIMTVTVDYFIELFLLVQYIYERIKVAPARPVCWYSWVILGVWPLLTTLGVLVQWKVTAEGYSHTEVIISRQQRRVQLMRIKQREDRKEKKKKRRPHHPPPHQHKAHPPEPAYRRKPNPVRRFDGDVLSPSYIQSFRERQTGPSLNSLITSSHAVVDLDYDCSSTVPLTTGSGPAVRV; translated from the exons ATGCCTCTCCCGGGAGTCCCCAGAGCCATGACTGCAACTGTGCAGACGCTGCGGTTCAAGCTGCTGCCGCATGAGCCAGGCCAGGAGTGGGGGCACAGCTGCCAGCAGGAAATCGAGCGTCGCTACCAGGTGGTGCCCTCGGTGGTGTGTGCCATGTGCTGCCTCTTCGGCATCATCTACTGCTTCTTTG GCTACCGCTGCTTCAAGGCCGTCATGTTCCTGACGGGGCTGATGTTCGGCTCCATCATCATCTTCATGCTGTGCTACAAGGAGCGGGTGCTGGACACGCAGCTGAGCGTGGAGGCCTCAGTGGGCATCGGGCTGGGCATCGGGGTCCTGTGCGGGCTGGTCACCATGCTGGTGCGCAGCGTCGGCCTCTTCATGGtggggctgctcctggggctgctgctggcagtggctACACTGGTGGTGATGGAGCAGTTCTACCACCCGCCGACGGTGTGGATCCCCATTGCGCTGCTCCTGGGCGTGGGGATGCTCTTCGCCGTCCTCACCCTGCAGTGGCAGCGCTTCTTCACCACCCTCTCCACTGCCGTCTTTGGCAGCGCCATCATGACCGTCACTGTTGACTACTTCATCGAGCTCTTCCTCCTGGTGCAGTACATTTACGAGCGCATCAAGGTGGCCCCAGCTCGCCCCGTATGCTGGTACAGCTGGGTCATCCTGGGCGTCTGGCCACTCCTCACCACGCTGGGTGTCCTGGTGCAATGGAAGGTCACAGCTGAGGGCTACTCCCACACCGAAG TGATCATCAGCCGGCAGCAGCGCCGTGTGCAGCTGATGCGCATCAAGCAGCGGGAGGAccgaaaggagaagaagaagaagcggagaccccaccacccaccaccccaccagcacaAAGCCCACCCACCCGAGCCCGCCTACCGCCGCAAGCCCAACCCTGTGCGCCGCTTCGATGGGGACGTGCTCTCCCCC AGCTACATCCAGAGTTTCCGAGAGCGGCAGACGGGGCCATCCCTGAACAGCCTCATCACCAGTTCCCACGCTGTGGTGGACCTGGACTATGACTGCAGCTCCACCGTGCCCCTCACCACGGGCTCCGGCCCCGCCGTGCGGGTATAA